Proteins from one Sander lucioperca isolate FBNREF2018 chromosome 16, SLUC_FBN_1.2, whole genome shotgun sequence genomic window:
- the elmo1 gene encoding engulfment and cell motility protein 1 isoform X5 yields the protein MQVVREQIMRALTLKPNSLDQFKSRLQNLSYTEILKIRQSERMNQEDFQSRPILELREKIQPEIMELIKQQRLNRLCDGTCFRKISSRRRQDKFWYCRLSPNHKVLHYGDLEESPQGEVPHDSLQDKLPVADIKAVITGKDCPHMKEKGALKQNKEVLELAFSVLYESDEYLNFIAPDKHEYCVWTDGLNALLGKEMTSDYTKSDMDTLLSMEMKLRLLDLENIQIPEAPPPIPKEPSNYDFVYDCN from the exons ATGCAGGTGGTGAGGGAGCAGATAATGCGAGCGCTGACTCTTAAGCCTAATTCTCTGGACCAGTTCAAGAGTCGCCTGCAGAACCTGAGCTACACAGAGATCCTGAAGATACGCCAGTCCGAAAGGATGAATCAGGAAGACTTCCAGTCCCGCCCCATCCT GGAGCTGAGAGAGAAGATCCAGCCCGAGATCATGGAGTTGATCAAACAGCAGAGGCTCAACAGGTTGTGTGATGGAACCTGCTTCAGGAAAATCAGTAGTCGCAGGAGGCAAG ATAAGTTTTGGTATTGCCGTCTGTCTCCGAACCATAAAGTCCTGCACTATGGAGATTTGGAAGAGAGCCCTCAGGGCGAAGTGCCCCACGACTCTTTACAGGACAAAC tgCCTGTGGCTGATATCAAAGCTGTCATCACCGGCAAAGACTGTCCTCACATGAAGGAGAAGGGAGCCCTGAAGCaaaacaag GAGGTGTTAGAGCTGGCCTTCTCTGTCCTCTATGAGTCGGACGAGTATTTAAACTTTATTGCTCCTGACAAGCATGAG TACTGCGTGTGGACAGACGGTCTAAATGCCCTCCTGGGTAAGGAGATGACCAGCGATTACACCAAATCTGACATGGACACCCTGCTCTCCATGGAGATGAAGCTCCGCCTCTTGGATCTAGAGAACATCCAGATTCCTGAGGCCCCCCCCCCGATTCCCAAAGAACCTAGCAACTATGACTTTGTTTATGACTGTAACTAG